One Natronolimnobius sp. AArcel1 genomic region harbors:
- a CDS encoding ABC transporter permease encodes MAERTSTFQTDAEPDRDDRITRSRRELYRERLDLFVLTPLRVIWSDWRTRVGSLIILVWVFLGTVGYWLVSEPFPGDGPRMEPAFQSLEFPLGTTIRGESVFALVVQATPAMLVMITAGAVFSVAIATLVGTVSGYKGGRVDRALTVVTDIAMTIPGLPLIILLAALIEPTHPVTVGIVLTINAWAGLARAIRSQVLTLRDHSYVEASRIMGVPTRRIVVDDILPNIMPYVLVNFVQSARGVIFGSVALYYLGVLPFSNENWGVMLNDAYDSFGVFTSWETAHWILAPMFAVVTLSFGLILFAQGTERLFNPRIRARHAETIDEDNMEGHR; translated from the coding sequence ATGGCCGAACGAACCTCTACCTTCCAGACGGACGCCGAACCGGACCGCGACGACCGAATCACCCGCTCGAGGCGTGAACTCTACCGGGAGCGCCTCGACCTCTTCGTGTTGACGCCGCTGCGCGTGATCTGGAGCGACTGGCGCACCCGCGTCGGCTCCCTGATCATCCTCGTGTGGGTGTTCCTCGGCACCGTGGGCTACTGGCTCGTTTCGGAGCCGTTCCCCGGCGACGGGCCGCGGATGGAACCCGCGTTCCAGAGTCTCGAGTTCCCGCTGGGGACGACGATCCGCGGCGAGAGTGTCTTTGCACTCGTCGTGCAGGCGACGCCTGCGATGTTGGTCATGATCACCGCCGGAGCGGTGTTCTCGGTGGCGATTGCAACGCTCGTCGGCACAGTTTCAGGGTATAAAGGCGGCCGAGTCGACCGCGCGCTGACCGTCGTGACGGACATCGCGATGACGATTCCCGGCTTGCCGCTGATCATCCTGTTGGCCGCGTTGATCGAGCCGACACACCCCGTCACCGTCGGGATCGTGCTCACGATCAACGCCTGGGCGGGCCTCGCTCGAGCGATCCGCTCGCAGGTGTTGACGCTGCGGGATCACTCCTACGTCGAGGCGTCACGGATCATGGGCGTTCCGACGCGGCGGATCGTCGTCGACGACATCCTGCCGAACATCATGCCCTACGTGCTGGTCAACTTCGTCCAGTCGGCTCGTGGCGTCATCTTCGGATCGGTCGCGCTCTACTATCTGGGCGTGTTGCCGTTCTCGAACGAGAACTGGGGCGTGATGCTCAACGACGCCTACGACAGTTTCGGCGTCTTTACCTCGTGGGAAACGGCCCACTGGATTCTCGCGCCGATGTTCGCCGTGGTCACGCTGTCGTTCGGTCTGATCCTCTTCGCACAGGGGACCGAACGGCTGTTCAACCCCCGAATCAGGGCGCGCCACGCCGAAACTATCGACGAAGACAACATGGAGGGCCACCGATGA
- a CDS encoding ABC transporter ATP-binding protein — MMEEPATPTVSTADPIFELRDVSVTFDMDRGESRVLDQVDLDVRRGEILGVVGESGSGKSMFASALLDAVVDPGVTLGDITYHPTPDRDVDLLNLEEDELKRLRWEEISMVFQGAMSSFNPTMSIRDHFEETIEVHERDMDAGMARARDLLSELYLDADRVLDSYPHELSGGMQQRALIALALVLEPEVLVMDEPTAALDLLMQQSIIGLIDDLAAEYDLTIVFITHDLPLVANLADRLAVMYAFDFIELGPADEVLTGSMHPYTRALLNATPNLDTPRSKMRPIDGAAPDPVSVPEGCSYHPRCPMSDDTCLAEDPPLEAVADDHRVACHYGERVPEVIPLSLEEVRVDE; from the coding sequence ATGATGGAAGAGCCAGCAACACCGACGGTATCGACTGCAGACCCGATCTTCGAACTCCGTGATGTCAGCGTCACGTTCGATATGGACCGTGGCGAATCGCGGGTGCTCGATCAGGTCGACCTCGACGTTCGCCGCGGGGAAATCCTCGGCGTCGTCGGCGAAAGCGGCTCCGGCAAATCGATGTTCGCCTCCGCCTTGCTCGATGCCGTCGTCGACCCCGGCGTGACACTCGGCGACATTACCTACCACCCGACACCCGATCGAGACGTCGACCTGCTGAACCTCGAGGAAGACGAACTCAAGCGTCTGCGCTGGGAGGAAATTTCGATGGTGTTCCAGGGGGCGATGAGTTCGTTCAACCCGACGATGAGCATTCGCGATCACTTCGAGGAGACCATCGAGGTCCACGAACGCGACATGGACGCGGGGATGGCCCGTGCTCGAGACCTCCTCTCGGAGCTGTATCTCGACGCCGACCGCGTCCTCGATTCGTACCCGCACGAACTCTCGGGCGGGATGCAACAGCGGGCGCTGATCGCACTCGCGCTCGTTCTCGAGCCCGAGGTGCTCGTCATGGACGAACCGACGGCCGCACTGGACCTGCTGATGCAACAGAGCATCATCGGGCTGATCGACGACCTCGCGGCGGAGTACGACCTGACGATCGTCTTCATCACACACGACCTGCCGCTGGTGGCGAATCTCGCTGACCGACTCGCGGTCATGTACGCCTTCGACTTCATCGAACTCGGCCCCGCCGACGAGGTGCTGACCGGGTCGATGCATCCGTACACGCGCGCGCTGTTGAACGCCACCCCCAATCTCGACACCCCCAGATCGAAGATGCGCCCCATCGACGGCGCGGCTCCCGACCCCGTCAGCGTGCCCGAGGGCTGTTCGTATCATCCTCGCTGTCCGATGAGCGACGACACGTGTCTCGCCGAGGACCCGCCCCTCGAGGCCGTCGCCGACGACCATCGCGTTGCGTGTCACTACGGCGAGCGCGTCCCCGAGGTCATTCCGCTGAGTCTCGAGGAGGTGCGCGTCGATGAGTAG